The Agromyces mangrovi genome contains a region encoding:
- a CDS encoding BCCT family transporter, giving the protein MTTGTPETNGTPAPEPPPSTAATRAQFLPKTTIERWVFWPAAGVVLLFSGFALLAPNAAEAAFGAVQTSIVNAFNWYYVLIAAFFVVFALFVGFSRFGSIRLGKDTDKPEFSLGAWFSLLFAAGMGIGLVFYGASEPLSHFVSPRPGVSGTPEQLAQQALSQTYLHWGVHAWAIYVVVGLGLAYAIHRRGRPISIRWTLEPLLGKRVRGAWGNVIDVVALAGTLFGVATSLGLGVLQISAGLDFIGLVEPTETSQVVIIMVITVFVLASVLSGVTKGMKWLSSTNLMLAGLLVLYMLTFGQTEFLLREFVQSIGAYIQNFVGLSFNVSAFQGEAGEAWQASWTSFYWGWWISWAPFVGIFIARISRGRTVREFVAGVIIVPTLIGMLWFSVLGGSALYIELTDPGALIGPEGTVNVEATLFHLLDFFPGTAFLTVGVILLISIFFITSSDSGALVMGMIATGGQINPRKWVRTFFTLITALLAISLLLAGGLVALQTAAIIIALPFSVVMLLMCWSTIIAFSRERRAYELARRAQFVDHIGEYYGLEVEEPLEAGAIGRGPRWMRQIGRRLKLRTDLPTGQIPTGDQPLKPVFTHVDDEIPLRHASKRALEAEETDSIGVPTDDVDEVVEHDPRARGDVEDVPDRSADDDGRDPLRGRE; this is encoded by the coding sequence ATGACGACCGGAACACCCGAGACGAACGGCACGCCGGCACCGGAGCCGCCGCCGAGCACCGCGGCGACGCGAGCGCAATTCCTGCCGAAGACCACGATCGAGCGCTGGGTGTTCTGGCCCGCGGCCGGCGTGGTGCTCCTGTTCAGCGGGTTTGCCCTGCTGGCGCCGAACGCGGCCGAAGCGGCGTTCGGCGCGGTGCAGACGTCGATCGTCAACGCGTTCAACTGGTACTACGTGCTGATCGCCGCGTTCTTCGTCGTCTTCGCGCTGTTCGTGGGCTTCAGCCGCTTCGGCAGCATCCGCCTCGGCAAGGACACCGACAAGCCCGAGTTCTCGCTCGGCGCCTGGTTCTCGCTGCTGTTCGCGGCCGGCATGGGCATCGGCCTCGTGTTCTACGGGGCGAGCGAGCCGCTCAGCCACTTCGTGTCGCCGCGCCCGGGCGTGAGCGGCACCCCCGAGCAGCTGGCGCAGCAGGCCCTCAGCCAGACGTACCTGCACTGGGGCGTGCACGCGTGGGCCATCTACGTGGTGGTCGGCCTCGGCCTCGCCTACGCGATCCACCGCCGCGGGCGTCCGATCTCGATCCGCTGGACGCTCGAGCCGCTGCTCGGCAAGCGCGTGCGCGGCGCGTGGGGCAACGTCATCGACGTGGTCGCCCTCGCCGGCACGCTCTTCGGCGTCGCCACCTCGCTCGGCCTCGGCGTGCTGCAGATCAGCGCGGGCCTCGACTTCATCGGGCTGGTCGAGCCGACCGAGACCTCGCAGGTCGTCATCATCATGGTGATCACGGTGTTCGTGCTCGCATCCGTGCTCTCGGGCGTCACCAAGGGCATGAAGTGGCTCTCGTCGACCAACCTGATGCTCGCGGGGCTCCTCGTGCTCTACATGCTCACGTTCGGGCAGACCGAGTTCCTGCTGCGCGAGTTCGTGCAGTCGATCGGCGCGTACATCCAGAACTTCGTCGGCCTCTCGTTCAACGTGAGCGCCTTCCAGGGCGAAGCGGGCGAGGCCTGGCAGGCGAGCTGGACGTCGTTCTACTGGGGCTGGTGGATCTCGTGGGCGCCGTTCGTCGGCATCTTCATCGCGCGCATCTCGCGCGGGCGCACCGTGCGCGAGTTCGTCGCCGGCGTCATCATCGTGCCGACGCTCATCGGCATGCTGTGGTTCAGCGTGCTGGGCGGCTCGGCGCTGTACATCGAGCTGACCGACCCGGGCGCGCTGATCGGCCCGGAGGGCACGGTGAACGTCGAGGCGACGCTCTTCCACCTGCTCGACTTCTTCCCGGGCACGGCCTTCCTCACCGTCGGCGTGATCCTGCTGATCTCCATCTTCTTCATCACGTCGTCCGACTCCGGTGCGCTCGTCATGGGCATGATCGCGACCGGCGGCCAGATCAACCCGCGCAAGTGGGTGCGCACGTTCTTCACGCTCATCACCGCGCTCCTGGCGATCTCGCTGCTGCTGGCCGGCGGCCTGGTCGCCCTGCAGACCGCGGCGATCATCATCGCGCTGCCGTTCAGCGTGGTGATGCTGCTCATGTGCTGGTCGACGATCATCGCGTTCAGCCGCGAGCGGCGCGCGTACGAGCTGGCCAGGCGCGCCCAGTTCGTCGACCACATCGGCGAGTACTACGGACTCGAGGTGGAGGAACCGTTGGAGGCGGGAGCGATCGGCAGGGGCCCGAGATGGATGCGGCAGATCGGCCGCAGGCTCAAGCTGCGCACCGACCTGCCCACCGGGCAGATCCCCACCGGCGACCAGCCGCTGAAGCCGGTGTTCACGCACGTGGACGACGAGATCCCGCTGCGCCACGCGAGCAAGCGCGCGCTCGAGGCCGAGGAGACCGACTCGATCGGCGTGCCGACCGACGACGTCGACGAGGTGGTCGAGCACGACCCGCGGGCGCGCGGCGACGTCGAGGACGTGCCCGACCGCAGCGCCGACGACGACGGGCGCGACCCGCTGCGCGGGCGCGAGTAG
- a CDS encoding mannitol dehydrogenase family protein, translating to MTASLSRATAGVPTPPVRIVHLGLGAFHRAHQAWFTARATDASEWGIAAFTGRSPEAAVALAAQDHLYTLTRRGADGDETEVVGSIVEAHRGDDLARFTDLVADPRVAIVTLTITEAGYRLLPDGRPDVADAVLAADIEHLRDALAHHDPLGEVAANSALGRLLLGLETRRRAAAGPIAIVPCDNVPDNGRWLRTGLIAAAGMVDDALAAWIAAEASVVSTSVDRITPRLSETDAADALELRGDACPVVAEPFADWTLQGEFPAGRPDWESAGARFVDDIEPWEQRKLWLLNGAHSILAAAGPLRGHETVAEAIADPACRDLVERYWGEAVALLPEGIEHADYRGALIERFANPRIVHRLEQIAQDAATKTRYRAVTVAERTLDAGRTPAASLEAVASWIAAVQGGHRAPDAQDDAIDRALAAADPVGRLLDLVSPRLAADPDAADVVRAHAAALRPAVPVASVT from the coding sequence GTGACCGCCTCGCTCTCCCGCGCCACGGCCGGCGTGCCCACCCCGCCGGTGCGCATCGTGCACCTCGGCCTCGGGGCCTTCCACCGCGCGCACCAGGCGTGGTTCACGGCCCGGGCGACGGATGCCTCGGAGTGGGGCATCGCCGCCTTCACCGGCCGCTCGCCGGAGGCCGCCGTCGCGCTCGCCGCGCAGGACCACCTCTACACGCTGACGCGCCGCGGCGCCGACGGCGACGAGACCGAGGTCGTCGGCAGCATCGTCGAGGCGCACCGCGGCGACGACCTCGCGCGCTTCACCGACCTCGTCGCCGACCCGCGCGTCGCGATCGTGACCCTCACGATCACCGAGGCCGGCTACCGGCTGCTGCCCGACGGGCGGCCCGACGTGGCCGACGCCGTGCTCGCCGCCGACATCGAGCACCTGCGCGACGCGCTCGCGCACCACGACCCGCTCGGGGAGGTGGCGGCGAACTCCGCCCTCGGCCGCCTCCTCCTCGGGCTGGAGACCCGCCGCCGCGCCGCCGCCGGACCCATCGCGATCGTGCCGTGCGACAACGTGCCCGACAACGGGCGGTGGCTGCGCACCGGCCTCATCGCCGCGGCCGGCATGGTCGACGACGCGCTCGCCGCCTGGATCGCGGCCGAGGCGTCGGTCGTCAGCACGTCGGTCGACCGCATCACGCCGAGGCTCTCCGAGACGGATGCCGCCGACGCCCTCGAGCTCCGCGGCGACGCCTGCCCGGTCGTTGCCGAGCCCTTCGCCGACTGGACCCTGCAGGGCGAGTTCCCCGCCGGGCGCCCCGACTGGGAGTCCGCGGGCGCGCGGTTCGTCGACGACATCGAGCCGTGGGAGCAGCGCAAGCTCTGGCTGCTGAACGGCGCGCACTCGATCCTCGCCGCGGCCGGCCCGCTGCGCGGCCACGAGACGGTCGCCGAAGCGATCGCCGACCCGGCCTGCCGCGACCTCGTCGAGCGCTACTGGGGCGAGGCCGTCGCGCTGCTGCCCGAGGGCATCGAGCACGCCGACTACCGCGGTGCGCTGATCGAGCGCTTCGCCAACCCGCGCATCGTGCACCGCCTCGAGCAGATCGCGCAGGACGCCGCGACCAAGACCCGCTACCGCGCGGTCACGGTCGCCGAGCGCACGCTCGATGCGGGCCGCACGCCCGCCGCGAGCCTCGAGGCGGTCGCCTCCTGGATCGCCGCGGTGCAGGGCGGCCACCGCGCGCCAGATGCCCAGGACGACGCGATCGACCGCGCGTTGGCCGCCGCCGACCCCGTCGGGCGCCTGCTCGACCTGGTCTCGCCGCGACTCGCCGCCGACCCGGACGCCGCCGACGTCGTGCGCGCGCACGCCGCCGCCCTGCGACCGGCAGTCCCCGTGGCATCCGTCACCTGA
- the uidB gene encoding glucuronide transporter, with translation MTTTDRDASPKTTGLPKLPKISYVGYGAGDMANNLSFTLASMFLLVYYTDVAGLSAAAVGTLFLVLRIFDAFTDIIAGRIVDKTYTKRWGKFRPYILFGSVPLLLLSIATFHVPQIGETGMLLYAYITYGLLGIAYTLVNIPYGSLAAAMTQVPAERARLATFRTMGAAVVGALLGIVVSPLLSPENDLQRIFTIVTVTALFVGMALYLFTFFTTKERVYRAVPKVTMKQSFATLKGNRPLLMLCISSLLLLSGMISSTTAQIYLMRDVFDALYLVPVLSLAQLALIFVIAPFVPMVVRRFGKRTAYIAGAVVGSLGQLITFFAPNEWVALGGSMIGLPGIMFVSMLIWALEADTVEYGEWKTGVRTEGITYAVFSFTRKAGQAVGGALAAYAIGFGGYAVGEQVVGTAAEWGIRTGAALIPAVLVFLAGAIMVFYPLTDKFHAQIVEEITAHRDDEAEVAGHGGIVDISAEEHPDGLTKPASDVSLSTAALRTGRARPTRFGRRRK, from the coding sequence ATGACCACCACCGACCGGGACGCGTCGCCGAAGACGACGGGCCTCCCGAAGCTCCCCAAGATCTCCTACGTCGGCTACGGCGCGGGCGACATGGCGAACAACCTGTCGTTCACGCTCGCGTCGATGTTCCTGCTCGTCTACTACACGGATGTCGCGGGGCTCTCGGCCGCCGCGGTCGGCACGCTCTTCCTGGTGCTGCGCATCTTCGACGCCTTCACCGACATCATCGCGGGGCGCATCGTCGACAAGACGTACACCAAGCGCTGGGGCAAGTTCCGCCCGTACATCCTGTTCGGCTCGGTGCCGCTGCTGCTGCTGTCGATCGCGACGTTCCACGTGCCGCAGATCGGCGAGACCGGCATGCTGCTGTACGCCTACATCACCTACGGCCTGCTCGGCATCGCGTACACGCTGGTCAACATCCCCTACGGCTCGCTCGCCGCGGCGATGACCCAGGTGCCCGCCGAGCGTGCGCGCCTGGCCACGTTCCGCACCATGGGCGCCGCCGTCGTCGGCGCGCTGCTCGGCATCGTGGTCTCGCCGCTGCTCTCGCCCGAGAACGACCTGCAGCGCATCTTCACGATCGTGACCGTGACGGCCCTGTTCGTCGGCATGGCGCTCTACCTCTTCACCTTCTTCACCACCAAGGAGCGCGTCTACCGCGCGGTGCCGAAGGTCACGATGAAGCAGTCGTTCGCCACCCTCAAGGGCAACCGCCCGCTGCTCATGCTGTGCATCAGCTCGCTGCTGCTGCTGTCGGGCATGATCTCGTCGACCACCGCGCAGATCTACCTCATGCGCGACGTGTTCGACGCGCTCTACCTGGTGCCCGTGCTCTCGCTCGCGCAGCTCGCCCTGATCTTCGTGATCGCGCCGTTCGTGCCGATGGTCGTGCGCCGCTTCGGCAAGCGCACCGCGTACATCGCCGGCGCCGTGGTCGGCTCGCTCGGCCAGCTGATCACGTTCTTCGCCCCGAACGAGTGGGTCGCCCTCGGCGGCAGCATGATCGGCCTGCCCGGAATCATGTTCGTCTCCATGCTCATCTGGGCGCTCGAGGCCGACACCGTCGAGTACGGCGAGTGGAAGACCGGCGTGCGTACCGAGGGCATCACCTACGCGGTGTTCTCGTTCACCCGCAAGGCCGGCCAGGCCGTCGGCGGCGCGCTCGCCGCGTACGCGATCGGCTTCGGCGGCTACGCGGTCGGCGAGCAGGTCGTGGGCACGGCGGCCGAGTGGGGCATCCGCACCGGTGCCGCCCTCATCCCCGCCGTGCTCGTCTTCCTCGCCGGCGCGATCATGGTGTTCTACCCGCTCACCGACAAGTTCCACGCGCAGATCGTCGAGGAGATCACGGCCCACCGCGACGATGAGGCGGAGGTCGCCGGCCACGGCGGCATCGTCGACATCTCGGCGGAGGAGCACCCCGACGGCCTCACGAAGCCCGCGAGCGACGTGTCGCTCAGCACTGCGGCGCTCCGCACCGGCCGGGCCCGCCCGACCCGCTTCGGCCGCCGCCGCAAGTAG
- the uxaC gene encoding glucuronate isomerase, which yields MTMTTGLDGDRLLPADPRTREIARELYAAVADAPILSPHGHVDPRMLADDQPFADPTELFVTHDHYVTRLLVASGASFAELGLDPNSAADPRDVWRLLAAHWHRFAGTASGYWLAHEFQTLFGITEELAPENADRLYDRIASTLADPDFRPRALFDRFRIEVLATTDDPLDDLAAHAALAADPTFTGRVLPTFRPDAYLDPEAPGFADRIARLHAATGTATDFAGYLAALEARRAHFVAHGAVSADHGVLEPFTADIASDVADRLYAGAVAGTLSADEARTFRGHMLLQMARMSVDDGLVMTIHPGVRRNHHTETFRRFGADRGHDIPVRTEYTENLRPLLERYGMEPGLHLVLFAVDETVYSREVAPLAGFYPSLYIGAPWWFLDAPDAILRFRSAVTETAGFYRSSGFIDDTRAFLSIPARHDTARRLDAAFLARLVREGRVSLPTATRIAHDLVDAIPREVFKL from the coding sequence ATGACGATGACGACAGGCCTCGATGGCGACCGCCTGCTGCCGGCCGATCCGCGCACCCGCGAGATCGCCCGCGAGCTCTACGCCGCGGTCGCGGACGCGCCGATCCTCTCGCCGCACGGCCACGTCGACCCGCGCATGCTCGCCGACGACCAGCCGTTCGCCGACCCGACCGAGCTCTTCGTCACGCACGACCACTACGTGACGCGCCTCCTCGTCGCATCCGGCGCCTCGTTCGCCGAGCTCGGCCTCGACCCGAACAGCGCCGCCGACCCCCGCGACGTCTGGCGCCTGCTCGCCGCGCACTGGCACCGCTTCGCCGGCACCGCGTCTGGCTACTGGCTCGCGCACGAGTTCCAGACCCTGTTCGGCATCACCGAGGAACTCGCGCCCGAGAACGCCGACCGCCTCTACGACCGCATCGCCTCGACGCTCGCCGACCCCGACTTCCGGCCCCGCGCGCTGTTCGACCGCTTCCGCATCGAGGTGCTCGCGACGACCGACGACCCGCTCGACGACCTCGCCGCCCACGCGGCACTCGCCGCCGACCCGACGTTCACCGGTCGCGTGCTCCCGACCTTCCGCCCCGACGCGTACCTCGACCCCGAGGCGCCGGGCTTCGCCGACCGCATCGCGCGCCTGCACGCCGCGACCGGCACCGCGACGGACTTCGCGGGCTACCTGGCCGCGCTCGAGGCCCGCCGCGCCCACTTCGTCGCGCACGGCGCGGTCTCCGCCGACCACGGCGTGCTCGAGCCGTTCACGGCCGACATCGCCTCCGACGTCGCAGACCGCCTCTACGCCGGCGCCGTCGCCGGAACGCTCTCCGCCGACGAGGCGCGCACGTTCCGCGGCCACATGCTGCTGCAGATGGCACGCATGAGCGTCGACGACGGGCTCGTGATGACGATCCACCCGGGCGTGCGCCGCAACCACCACACCGAGACGTTCCGCCGGTTCGGCGCCGACCGCGGCCACGACATCCCGGTGCGCACCGAGTACACCGAGAACCTGCGCCCGCTGCTCGAGCGCTACGGCATGGAGCCGGGCCTGCACCTCGTGCTCTTCGCCGTCGACGAGACGGTGTACTCGCGCGAGGTCGCCCCGCTCGCGGGCTTCTACCCGAGCCTGTACATCGGCGCCCCGTGGTGGTTCCTCGACGCGCCCGACGCGATCCTGCGCTTCCGCTCGGCCGTGACCGAGACCGCCGGCTTCTACCGCTCGAGCGGCTTCATCGACGACACCCGCGCGTTCCTGTCCATCCCCGCCCGCCACGACACCGCGCGCCGCCTCGACGCCGCGTTCCTCGCCCGCCTCGTGCGCGAGGGCCGCGTGAGCCTGCCGACCGCGACGCGCATCGCGCACGACCTGGTCGACGCCATCCCGCGGGAGGTGTTCAAGCTGTGA
- a CDS encoding PhoX family protein has product MTMTDDPTDQAGAEVPGPGRRSLLTLLPMQGHTRGKRSAVTCHLKCADACSHPAPNLSTNGYFRDVVNSAFSRRALLAGAGAGAAAVVIGGAAGGAAAPAAAAPSGPGKLPFVPIAPVPNTVDDVVVPNGYSWKTIIRWGDPLFSTADTFDPSNQTAELQARQFGYNCDYLDVIAEPNGTRGVLVANHEYTNENIMFPPAADEDEANTQRRVALASHGMTVADVTRSGKGTPWTYVVGGPRNRRVTPETVFAFTGPAAGDVLLQTVEDPTGTRVRGTFNNCAGGTTPWGTVLSGEENFNQYFKAAGTPEQQRYGIGGSGDFRGWANVDPRYDGVANPGYANEPNRFGWIVEIDPEDPTSMPVKHTALGRFKHEGANVHVGRDGHVVAYMGDDERFDYLYKFVSKHTMRPGNSAKARAFNKTLLSEGDLFVARFDGDSSAAEITGDGTLPSDGEFDGSGVWIPLVVDGESTVPGMTTAEVLVHTRLAGDAVGATKMDRPEDVEPNPVTGRVYIACTNNTNRGIGDYPKADEANPRTRNRYGHVIELTEAGGDVTATTFGWSILIVAGDPATDPTTYFAGFPPAKVSPISCPDNVAFDADGTLWISTDGQPGTIGLCDGLFKVPLTGAERGHVQQFLSVPREAETCGPVIHDRDGSVFVAVQHPGEDGDWSDQHSFFPDYVAPGTLSGGKWGGPRPSVIQVVRD; this is encoded by the coding sequence ATGACGATGACCGATGACCCGACCGACCAGGCCGGCGCCGAGGTGCCCGGCCCGGGCCGTCGCAGCCTGCTGACCCTGCTGCCCATGCAGGGCCACACGCGCGGCAAGCGCAGCGCGGTCACCTGCCACCTGAAGTGCGCCGACGCGTGCTCGCACCCCGCCCCGAACCTCTCGACGAACGGGTACTTCCGCGACGTCGTGAACTCGGCCTTCTCGCGCCGCGCCCTCCTCGCGGGCGCCGGTGCCGGCGCCGCGGCCGTCGTCATCGGCGGCGCTGCGGGCGGCGCGGCCGCTCCCGCCGCGGCCGCCCCCAGCGGGCCGGGCAAGCTTCCGTTCGTGCCGATCGCGCCGGTGCCGAACACCGTCGACGACGTGGTCGTGCCGAACGGCTACTCGTGGAAGACGATCATCCGCTGGGGCGACCCGCTGTTCTCGACGGCCGACACCTTCGACCCGAGCAACCAGACCGCCGAGCTCCAGGCCCGCCAGTTCGGCTACAACTGCGACTACCTCGACGTCATCGCCGAGCCGAACGGCACGCGCGGCGTGCTCGTGGCCAACCACGAGTACACCAACGAGAACATCATGTTCCCGCCGGCCGCCGACGAGGACGAGGCGAATACGCAGCGCCGGGTCGCGCTCGCCTCGCACGGCATGACCGTCGCCGACGTGACCCGCTCGGGCAAGGGCACGCCGTGGACGTACGTCGTCGGGGGCCCTCGCAACCGCCGCGTCACCCCCGAGACGGTCTTCGCCTTCACCGGGCCCGCCGCGGGCGACGTGCTGCTCCAGACCGTCGAGGACCCGACCGGCACCCGCGTGCGCGGCACGTTCAACAACTGCGCCGGCGGCACCACGCCGTGGGGCACCGTGCTCTCGGGCGAGGAGAACTTCAACCAGTACTTCAAGGCGGCCGGCACGCCCGAGCAGCAGCGGTACGGCATCGGCGGCTCGGGCGACTTCCGCGGCTGGGCGAACGTCGACCCGCGCTACGACGGCGTCGCGAACCCGGGCTACGCCAACGAGCCGAACCGCTTCGGCTGGATCGTCGAGATCGACCCCGAGGACCCGACGTCGATGCCCGTCAAGCACACCGCGCTCGGCCGCTTCAAGCACGAGGGCGCGAACGTGCACGTCGGGCGCGACGGCCACGTCGTGGCGTACATGGGCGACGACGAGCGCTTCGACTACCTCTACAAGTTCGTGTCGAAGCACACCATGCGCCCCGGCAACAGCGCCAAGGCCCGCGCGTTCAACAAGACGCTGCTCTCCGAGGGCGACCTGTTCGTCGCGCGCTTCGACGGCGACTCGTCGGCCGCCGAGATCACCGGCGACGGCACCCTGCCCTCGGACGGCGAGTTCGACGGTTCGGGCGTGTGGATCCCGCTCGTCGTCGACGGCGAGAGCACGGTCCCCGGCATGACCACCGCCGAGGTGCTCGTGCACACCCGCCTCGCGGGCGACGCGGTCGGCGCGACCAAGATGGACCGCCCCGAGGACGTCGAGCCGAACCCGGTCACGGGCCGCGTGTACATCGCCTGCACGAACAACACCAACCGCGGCATCGGCGACTACCCGAAGGCCGACGAGGCGAACCCGCGCACGCGCAACCGCTACGGGCACGTCATCGAGCTGACCGAGGCGGGCGGAGATGTCACGGCCACCACGTTCGGCTGGAGCATCCTGATCGTCGCGGGCGACCCGGCGACCGACCCGACGACCTACTTCGCGGGCTTCCCGCCGGCCAAGGTCTCGCCGATCTCCTGCCCCGACAACGTCGCGTTCGATGCCGACGGCACGCTGTGGATCTCGACCGACGGCCAGCCCGGCACGATCGGCCTGTGCGACGGGCTGTTCAAGGTGCCGCTGACCGGCGCCGAGCGCGGTCACGTGCAGCAGTTCCTCTCGGTGCCGCGCGAGGCCGAGACCTGCGGCCCGGTCATCCACGACCGCGACGGGTCGGTCTTCGTGGCCGTGCAGCACCCGGGCGAGGACGGCGACTGGTCGGACCAGCACTCGTTCTTCCCCGACTACGTCGCTCCCGGCACCCTGTCGGGCGGCAAGTGGGGCGGTCCGCGCCCCAGCGTGATCCAGGTCGTGCGCGACTAG
- the uidA gene encoding beta-glucuronidase codes for MLKPKTTATRELVNLDGLWRFAVDTGDLTDPWASTLDTKLEAPVPSSYNDLFTDAKIRDHVGWVWYQRTVRVPRGWAGERIVVRLDAATHEGVVYVDDVEVVRHEGGYLPFEADITDHVTAGAEFRLTVGVNNVLTPDTVPPGLVKDLPDGRKQQGYMHDFYNYSGLHRSVWLYSAPATRVTDVTVVTDVEGATGLVRTSVETSGEAEVRLTLRDEQGAVVATGTGAEATLEVADVQLWQPGAAYLYDLTVELVDGETVVDAYDLHVGVRTVEVKGNQFLINGEPFYFTGFGKHEDIAVKGKGHDNAFLVHDFELIDWIGANSFRTSHYPYAEEVMDYADRHGIVVIDETSAVGLNSRISGGIADLMSAMGGGGGEEGFGPKMAEAHRREIRELIARDKNHPSVVMWSIANEPDTMAEGTDDYFEPLFALTRELDPTRPVTFVNVMMAPPNVCRVSKFADVICINRYYGWYVDTGDLATAEVHLEAELRGWEQMYGKPMIMTEYGADTIPGFHSVWDQPWTEEFQANLLDMYHRVFDRVDAMVGEQVWNFADFQTSVGIFRVDGNKKGAFTRDRKPKAAAHALRKRWTALRDGRTA; via the coding sequence ATGCTCAAGCCGAAGACCACCGCCACCCGCGAGCTCGTCAACCTCGACGGCCTCTGGCGGTTCGCCGTCGACACCGGCGACCTCACCGACCCGTGGGCGTCGACACTCGACACGAAGCTCGAGGCGCCCGTGCCGTCGAGCTACAACGACCTGTTCACCGACGCGAAGATCCGCGACCACGTCGGCTGGGTCTGGTACCAGCGCACCGTGCGCGTGCCGCGCGGCTGGGCCGGCGAGCGCATCGTCGTGCGCCTCGACGCCGCCACCCACGAGGGCGTCGTGTACGTCGACGACGTCGAGGTCGTGCGCCACGAGGGCGGCTACCTGCCGTTCGAGGCCGACATCACCGACCACGTCACCGCGGGTGCAGAGTTCCGCCTCACCGTGGGCGTGAACAACGTGCTCACCCCCGACACCGTCCCGCCGGGGCTCGTGAAGGACCTGCCCGACGGCCGCAAGCAGCAGGGCTACATGCACGACTTCTACAACTACTCCGGGCTGCACCGCTCGGTGTGGCTGTACAGCGCCCCCGCGACGCGCGTGACCGACGTCACCGTCGTGACCGACGTCGAGGGCGCGACCGGCCTGGTGCGCACCAGCGTCGAGACCTCCGGCGAGGCCGAGGTGCGGCTCACCCTGCGCGACGAGCAGGGTGCGGTCGTCGCCACTGGCACGGGCGCCGAGGCGACCCTCGAGGTCGCCGACGTGCAGCTCTGGCAGCCGGGCGCCGCGTACCTCTACGACCTGACGGTCGAGCTCGTCGACGGCGAGACCGTCGTCGACGCCTACGACCTGCACGTCGGCGTGCGCACCGTCGAGGTGAAGGGCAACCAGTTCCTCATCAACGGCGAGCCGTTCTACTTCACCGGCTTCGGCAAGCACGAGGACATCGCGGTCAAGGGCAAGGGCCACGACAACGCGTTCCTCGTGCACGACTTCGAGCTGATCGACTGGATCGGCGCGAACTCGTTCCGCACCTCGCACTACCCCTACGCCGAGGAGGTCATGGACTACGCCGACCGCCACGGCATCGTCGTGATCGACGAGACGTCGGCCGTCGGCCTCAACAGCCGCATCTCGGGCGGCATCGCCGACCTCATGTCCGCCATGGGCGGAGGCGGCGGCGAGGAGGGCTTCGGCCCGAAGATGGCCGAGGCGCACCGCCGCGAGATCCGCGAGCTCATCGCGCGCGACAAGAACCACCCCTCGGTGGTCATGTGGTCGATCGCGAACGAGCCCGACACCATGGCCGAGGGCACCGACGACTACTTCGAGCCGCTGTTCGCGCTGACCCGCGAGCTCGACCCGACCCGCCCGGTCACGTTCGTGAACGTCATGATGGCGCCCCCGAACGTGTGCCGCGTCTCGAAGTTCGCCGACGTCATCTGCATCAACCGCTACTACGGCTGGTACGTCGACACGGGCGACCTCGCCACGGCCGAGGTGCACCTCGAGGCCGAGCTGCGCGGCTGGGAGCAGATGTACGGCAAGCCCATGATCATGACCGAGTACGGCGCCGACACCATCCCCGGCTTCCACTCGGTGTGGGACCAGCCGTGGACCGAGGAGTTCCAGGCGAACCTGCTCGACATGTACCACCGCGTGTTCGACCGCGTCGACGCCATGGTCGGCGAGCAGGTCTGGAACTTCGCCGACTTCCAGACCTCGGTCGGCATCTTCCGCGTCGACGGCAACAAGAAGGGCGCGTTCACCCGCGACCGCAAGCCGAAGGCCGCGGCGCACGCCCTCCGCAAGCGCTGGACCGCACTGCGCGACGGCCGAACGGCCTGA